One window from the genome of Blastopirellula retiformator encodes:
- a CDS encoding leucine-rich repeat domain-containing protein — MRRWLRFSLRGMLVLVFALAIPLAWLGALINVSQRETAFAMAVGKAGGQARFDYNAYAASCISTEPKGPWLMRAVFGDNIFSRISSVDLSGVRDTSTIARGLGQLTQLDTLSLPAGPQGDQLIDSVAQLPHLYQLTLDCSEITPQQMRRLLSCESLLYLELRGAAAADEVLAELPHAVQMARVTIVSGPTTDQGMKSLSEIKTIRFLQIVEAPSITNRGFRQLTNAPALGMVTIHGTQITEECVCEFKQMPKLETLAITPGTLQLRYKPIAAYRLDTGEAVPTPLRRFDCWPSPPVTGLVRCVDVEPNRIRLERWDVPTNKTDE, encoded by the coding sequence ATGCGCCGCTGGCTACGATTTAGTCTGCGAGGAATGTTGGTCTTGGTGTTCGCGCTGGCGATTCCGCTCGCCTGGCTCGGCGCCTTGATAAACGTCTCTCAGCGCGAGACCGCCTTCGCGATGGCGGTCGGAAAAGCGGGAGGTCAGGCCCGCTTCGACTATAACGCTTACGCCGCGTCGTGCATCTCCACCGAGCCGAAGGGGCCATGGCTGATGCGGGCGGTATTCGGCGATAACATTTTTTCACGGATCAGCTCGGTTGATCTGAGCGGGGTTAGAGATACCAGCACAATCGCCAGGGGGCTGGGGCAGTTAACGCAGCTCGACACGTTGTCATTGCCTGCCGGACCGCAAGGCGACCAGTTAATCGATAGCGTCGCCCAATTGCCGCACTTGTATCAATTGACGCTCGATTGTTCGGAGATAACGCCGCAGCAGATGCGCCGTCTGTTGTCCTGTGAGTCTCTCCTGTATTTGGAGCTTCGCGGAGCGGCGGCTGCGGATGAGGTCTTGGCGGAACTGCCGCACGCCGTGCAGATGGCGCGCGTCACGATCGTCTCAGGGCCAACCACGGATCAGGGCATGAAGTCGCTAAGTGAAATCAAGACGATTCGATTTCTGCAGATCGTCGAAGCGCCGTCGATTACCAATCGAGGCTTTCGGCAATTGACCAACGCGCCCGCATTGGGAATGGTCACAATCCATGGCACGCAAATTACCGAGGAATGCGTCTGCGAATTCAAGCAGATGCCAAAATTGGAGACGCTGGCGATAACGCCTGGCACGCTGCAGTTGCGATATAAGCCGATCGCCGCGTATCGACTCGACACCGGCGAAGCGGTCCCTACGCCGCTGCGGCGGTTCGACTGTTGGCCCTCACCGCCAGTTACCGGGCTCGTCCGATGCGTTGACGTCGAACCGAACCGAATTCGGCTCGAGCGTTGGGATGTGCCGACAAACAAGACCGACGAGTAA
- a CDS encoding M20/M25/M40 family metallo-hydrolase, with protein MTRLSSIFVLFVCSSLASAGEASLGEAVNSIQSGEIQKHLDMLADDSFEGREAGSRGGRAAGNYLVEFLKDHGLKPAGDNGTYFQWFGSEYRNILAMLPGKNPELAEQVIVVGAHYDHVGYGNSTNSFGPTGYIHNGADDNASGTSGLLEVVEAFSKLAEPPQRSVLFVFWDGEEKGLLGSKHWLQHPTIDLARVKFYINLDMIGRLRKGRVEVSGGRTSHGLRRLITSANEGTQLALDFQWEVKANSDHHPFFERSFPYVMLHTGLHDQYHRPQDDVEFISYDGVESVARMAFQLIWLLSNEELPRSFRDAARREGPSQRRQFESAYTGRRTRLGIRWATDSEISDGLIIKESTPGLPAYQAGVRNGDKIVKFAGLPVNDIEQFLINVQAAPNDTTITVEREGEEASLELPLTLNEKPSPLGIRWRSDEANRDLVFLTAVVPGSLAASSGLLVGDRVYEANGQQFQDGNQFFGLVTDFAKPLRLVVERQGRLHTIEVDTTKLHGILGIGEMPEELAAEESAVEKNPARENPASSEQ; from the coding sequence ATGACTCGCCTGTCCTCGATTTTCGTGCTTTTCGTCTGTTCTTCCTTGGCGTCCGCCGGGGAGGCGAGCCTGGGAGAAGCGGTTAATTCGATCCAAAGCGGCGAGATCCAGAAACATCTCGATATGCTGGCCGACGATTCTTTCGAGGGTCGCGAGGCGGGGAGCCGCGGCGGTCGGGCAGCCGGCAACTATCTCGTGGAGTTCCTGAAGGACCACGGCCTGAAGCCGGCCGGCGACAACGGAACCTACTTCCAATGGTTTGGCAGCGAGTACCGCAACATCCTGGCGATGCTGCCGGGCAAGAATCCAGAGCTGGCCGAGCAGGTGATCGTCGTCGGCGCCCATTATGACCATGTCGGTTATGGGAATTCGACCAACAGCTTTGGCCCAACCGGATACATCCACAACGGGGCGGACGACAACGCCAGCGGGACTTCCGGCTTGCTGGAAGTCGTCGAGGCGTTCTCGAAGCTGGCTGAACCGCCGCAGCGGAGCGTCTTGTTCGTCTTTTGGGACGGCGAAGAGAAGGGGCTGCTGGGGTCAAAGCATTGGCTGCAGCACCCAACGATCGACTTGGCGCGGGTCAAGTTCTACATCAACCTCGACATGATTGGGCGGCTGCGGAAAGGACGCGTCGAAGTCTCCGGAGGCCGAACCTCGCACGGGTTGCGCCGGCTGATCACCAGCGCGAACGAAGGGACGCAACTGGCCCTGGATTTCCAGTGGGAAGTGAAAGCGAATAGCGATCACCACCCGTTCTTCGAGCGAAGCTTCCCGTACGTGATGCTTCACACCGGACTGCACGATCAATACCACCGACCCCAGGACGACGTCGAGTTCATCTCGTACGACGGCGTCGAGTCGGTCGCGCGGATGGCGTTTCAGCTGATTTGGCTGCTGAGCAACGAAGAATTGCCGCGCAGCTTCCGCGACGCCGCCCGACGCGAAGGACCGTCGCAGCGGCGCCAGTTTGAAAGCGCCTACACGGGACGTCGCACGCGACTGGGGATTCGCTGGGCGACCGATTCCGAGATCAGCGACGGCCTGATCATCAAAGAGTCGACCCCTGGTTTGCCCGCTTACCAGGCGGGCGTCCGCAACGGCGACAAGATTGTCAAATTCGCTGGGCTGCCGGTTAACGATATCGAACAGTTCCTAATCAACGTCCAAGCCGCCCCCAACGACACGACGATCACGGTCGAACGGGAAGGGGAGGAAGCGTCGCTGGAGTTGCCGCTGACGCTGAACGAAAAGCCGTCGCCGCTCGGCATTCGCTGGCGCAGCGACGAAGCGAACCGCGACCTGGTCTTTTTGACCGCGGTCGTGCCGGGATCGCTGGCGGCCTCTTCGGGGCTGCTGGTTGGCGATCGCGTCTATGAGGCGAACGGCCAGCAGTTCCAAGACGGAAATCAGTTCTTTGGCCTCGTGACTGACTTTGCCAAGCCGCTACGTTTGGTGGTCGAGCGTCAGGGGCGTTTGCATACGATCGAAGTCGACACGACGAAGCTGCATGGGATTCTTGGCATTGGCGAGATGCCGGAAGAACTGGCCGCAGAGGAGTCGGCCGTAGAAAAGAACCCCGCTCGGGAAAACCCGGCTTCTAGTGAGCAGTAA
- a CDS encoding sensor histidine kinase: protein MNSDENWIGARWKSLKTASQTLRFRLMVWNAIVVVLAAGATLAGLREGVRFALYHEVDQLLAEDMRQIVLMLEERPVDLPDMYQTLEQHAEGHIQHGWFVAFLDQEGKVVWSSAKAPDEAIDYPEKLAESRPTEVDAIRFIQHRLEKPSAGIAAVRLGTSLRSIWDDLARVDRQVLGASGLVLLLAPMCGYWLAGRATEPLSDMIHASARLRPSHLEERLPWRGTGDELDQLAATINGLLDRIAVHVSRKQDLLANAAHELRTPLAAIRSSIEVTLNEPRSVEDYQELLGELIEENDHLENLVNQLLLLSETESDRHFIHLHPISLDQAVQRSVEMFRGVAEENGLALHAKLQPSWVKGNVEHLRQVVNNLLDNAVKFTPEGGGIDVTLRRSADQSTVELAIADNGYGIPTEEHDKVFERFFRGDGHRVPGEPTQGTGLGLSICAAVIHSHNGEIKVESAPGEGATFRITLPLHDLRSEDQYGEVGEETVGESAKQAAKGH, encoded by the coding sequence ATGAATTCCGATGAAAACTGGATCGGCGCACGGTGGAAATCGCTGAAAACGGCGTCGCAAACGCTCCGCTTTCGGTTGATGGTCTGGAACGCAATCGTCGTGGTCCTGGCCGCCGGCGCTACGCTAGCGGGACTGCGAGAAGGAGTCCGCTTCGCCCTCTACCACGAAGTTGATCAGCTGCTAGCGGAAGACATGCGGCAAATCGTGTTGATGCTCGAGGAGCGTCCCGTCGACCTGCCCGACATGTATCAGACGCTCGAGCAGCATGCCGAAGGGCATATCCAACACGGCTGGTTTGTGGCGTTCCTGGATCAAGAGGGGAAGGTCGTCTGGTCCAGCGCTAAGGCGCCCGACGAAGCGATCGATTATCCCGAGAAGCTTGCCGAGTCGCGGCCGACCGAGGTCGACGCGATTCGGTTCATCCAGCACAGGCTAGAGAAACCGTCGGCAGGGATCGCTGCGGTTCGCTTGGGAACCAGCTTGCGGTCGATCTGGGACGATCTGGCGCGGGTCGATCGACAAGTGCTGGGGGCTTCGGGCCTGGTGTTGTTGCTGGCGCCGATGTGCGGCTATTGGCTCGCCGGCCGGGCGACCGAACCGTTATCGGACATGATTCACGCTTCGGCGCGATTGCGGCCCAGTCATCTTGAAGAGCGTCTGCCGTGGCGCGGCACCGGCGACGAACTGGATCAGTTGGCCGCGACGATCAATGGTTTGCTCGACCGAATCGCCGTCCATGTCTCGCGTAAGCAAGACTTGCTGGCCAACGCGGCGCACGAACTGCGGACCCCGTTGGCCGCGATTCGCAGCAGTATCGAAGTGACGCTGAACGAACCGCGCAGCGTCGAGGACTATCAAGAGCTGCTGGGCGAATTGATCGAAGAGAACGATCATCTCGAGAATCTCGTCAACCAGCTGCTGCTTCTTTCCGAAACCGAATCGGATCGCCACTTCATTCATCTGCATCCGATTTCGCTCGACCAGGCGGTGCAGCGCTCGGTGGAGATGTTTCGCGGAGTGGCCGAAGAAAACGGGCTTGCCTTGCATGCCAAACTGCAGCCAAGCTGGGTGAAAGGCAACGTCGAGCATCTGCGGCAGGTGGTCAACAATCTGCTCGACAACGCGGTCAAGTTCACGCCGGAAGGTGGCGGCATTGACGTCACGCTCCGCCGCTCGGCCGATCAGTCAACGGTCGAATTGGCGATCGCCGACAACGGCTATGGCATCCCGACAGAGGAGCACGACAAGGTGTTCGAACGGTTCTTCCGCGGCGATGGTCATCGCGTGCCGGGAGAACCGACGCAAGGGACCGGCCTGGGGCTCAGCATCTGCGCCGCTGTGATTCACTCCCACAATGGCGAGATCAAAGTCGAAAGCGCCCCCGGCGAAGGGGCCACCTTTCGGATCACGTTGCCGTTGCACGATCTTCGCTCCGAGGATCAATACGGGGAAGTGGGAGAAGAAACGGTTGGTGAATCGGCGAAGCAGGCGGCGAAAGGGCACTAG
- a CDS encoding P-II family nitrogen regulator, with the protein MFTTKNARRVTIVMDAALQSLMLDKISELGVRYYSIIKCHGQGHHAVTGDLYGGDGLLRVEIITSNDVGAKILDWIHAAQFAQLSQYALFAFADYVEVDERDQSFRGDR; encoded by the coding sequence GTGTTCACCACCAAAAATGCAAGACGCGTCACCATTGTGATGGACGCCGCTCTTCAGAGCCTGATGCTCGACAAAATTTCGGAGTTGGGAGTTCGCTACTACAGCATCATCAAATGCCATGGCCAGGGACATCACGCCGTCACCGGCGACCTGTACGGTGGCGACGGGCTGCTGCGAGTCGAGATCATCACCTCCAACGACGTCGGGGCGAAGATCCTCGACTGGATCCATGCCGCTCAGTTCGCCCAGTTGAGCCAATACGCCTTGTTCGCCTTCGCCGACTACGTCGAAGTCGATGAGCGGGACCAGTCGTTCCGCGGCGATCGCTAA
- a CDS encoding OprO/OprP family phosphate-selective porin, with the protein MTCRIATLFVLVATAIAAPRLYGQETDVERRLLMMENEIELLRSQLSAVKSVGPTYQEAGYGIPAQEAGMVINTNAGFPPCPPAGPVYPTVKVSGFFHLDTDWFDQNQANLDTVGDIQNSDGFRRARLAAKGKVADNVSYIMEYDFAISQARFVDVWLQFEEVAMLGTVRIGRWRQPFGMDELTSVREIPFLERSLIFSMAPFRQTGIGFFNNNEAEDMTWAASVIRYPSDSFGNVGGDNGGYGFVGRYTILPFYQDDGERLLHLGADYYFVDPAMNEAGFASQPEIQIVDSAGNIPTILSSVPPFINTGTVPTNNISSYRLEAAAAWGRLYVQSEAQWLQLDQIGGTNETIEGAYIQFRYVLTGEKLPYDRKTGVFKTITPFHDVKPCYGGIGAWEATARWSYADFNGAWLGNPATHPGRQLNDLTLGMNWYVNKFTKFQFNYIHAMLNDPTIGESNANIFAARCQLQF; encoded by the coding sequence ATGACTTGCCGGATAGCGACTCTGTTTGTGCTGGTCGCAACCGCCATCGCGGCTCCCCGACTCTACGGTCAAGAAACCGATGTCGAGCGGCGTCTGTTGATGATGGAAAACGAGATTGAACTGTTGCGGAGCCAGCTTTCGGCGGTCAAGTCGGTCGGTCCGACCTACCAGGAAGCAGGCTACGGGATCCCGGCGCAAGAGGCGGGCATGGTGATCAACACCAACGCCGGTTTTCCCCCCTGCCCTCCGGCCGGTCCCGTTTATCCAACGGTCAAAGTGAGCGGCTTCTTTCACCTCGACACCGACTGGTTCGATCAAAACCAGGCGAACCTCGATACGGTCGGCGACATACAGAACAGCGACGGTTTTCGCCGAGCCCGTCTCGCCGCTAAGGGCAAAGTCGCCGACAACGTCAGCTACATCATGGAGTACGACTTTGCGATCAGTCAGGCGCGGTTTGTCGACGTCTGGCTGCAGTTTGAAGAGGTCGCCATGCTGGGGACCGTACGCATCGGTCGCTGGCGACAGCCGTTCGGCATGGACGAGCTGACCAGCGTTCGCGAGATCCCCTTTCTGGAACGCTCGCTCATCTTCTCGATGGCGCCCTTCCGCCAGACCGGTATCGGCTTTTTTAACAACAACGAAGCCGAGGACATGACCTGGGCGGCGTCGGTGATTCGCTACCCGAGCGATTCGTTCGGCAACGTCGGCGGCGATAACGGCGGATACGGCTTTGTCGGTCGTTACACGATTCTGCCGTTCTATCAAGACGACGGCGAACGGTTGCTTCACCTGGGCGCCGACTATTATTTTGTCGACCCGGCGATGAATGAGGCGGGCTTCGCGTCGCAGCCTGAAATTCAAATCGTCGACAGCGCCGGGAACATTCCAACGATCCTGTCGAGCGTGCCGCCGTTTATCAACACCGGCACCGTCCCGACCAACAACATCAGTTCGTACCGCCTGGAAGCGGCGGCCGCGTGGGGGCGACTGTACGTGCAGTCCGAAGCGCAGTGGCTGCAGTTGGATCAGATTGGCGGAACCAACGAAACGATCGAAGGCGCCTACATTCAGTTTCGCTATGTGCTGACTGGCGAGAAGCTGCCGTACGATCGGAAGACGGGCGTCTTTAAGACGATCACGCCGTTTCATGACGTCAAGCCGTGCTACGGCGGCATCGGGGCTTGGGAAGCGACCGCGCGCTGGTCGTACGCCGACTTCAACGGCGCGTGGCTCGGCAATCCGGCGACGCATCCAGGCCGTCAGTTGAACGACTTGACGCTCGGCATGAACTGGTACGTCAATAAGTTCACCAAGTTCCAGTTCAACTACATCCATGCGATGTTGAACGATCCGACGATTGGCGAAAGCAATGCAAACATCTTCGCGGCTCGTTGTCAGTTGCAATTCTAG
- a CDS encoding response regulator transcription factor has protein sequence MHILVVEDEQLLGKSLSRGLTEAGHECTWTRSGEKGLEYARTQQFDAILLDLMLPGIGGLEVVQKLRDEGIGTPLLILTALGSVDDRVQGLDHGADDYMVKPFAFPELLARLNAMWRRATPRPALNYEAGPLALDLGSRKVTRDDKEIDLSPSEFSILELLMRNAGQIVSRKMLNEHLWGQDWNGMTNVIDVHINHLRQKVDRGFDEPLIHTVRGRGYVLRTS, from the coding sequence ATGCACATTTTAGTGGTCGAAGACGAACAGCTGTTGGGCAAGTCGCTGTCGCGGGGTTTGACCGAGGCCGGGCACGAATGTACTTGGACCCGCAGCGGTGAGAAGGGGCTGGAGTATGCACGGACCCAGCAGTTTGACGCCATATTGCTCGACCTGATGCTGCCAGGGATCGGCGGGCTGGAGGTCGTCCAGAAGCTGCGTGACGAGGGAATCGGCACTCCGCTCTTGATTTTGACCGCTCTCGGTTCGGTCGATGATCGCGTGCAAGGGCTGGATCATGGCGCCGACGACTACATGGTCAAACCGTTCGCCTTTCCCGAGCTACTGGCCCGGCTGAACGCCATGTGGCGCCGCGCCACGCCGAGACCGGCGCTCAACTACGAGGCCGGCCCGCTGGCGCTCGACCTGGGAAGTCGAAAGGTGACGCGCGATGACAAAGAGATCGACCTGTCGCCTTCGGAGTTTAGCATTCTGGAATTGCTGATGCGCAACGCCGGTCAGATCGTATCGCGAAAGATGCTCAACGAGCATCTCTGGGGACAAGACTGGAACGGGATGACCAACGTCATCGACGTTCACATCAACCATCTGCGGCAAAAGGTCGATCGCGGTTTTGACGAGCCCCTGATCCACACGGTCCGTGGCCGGGGCTACGTGCTGCGAACGTCGTGA
- a CDS encoding sodium-dependent bicarbonate transport family permease, with protein sequence MTTVGQCVFWTTGAATAQEGEATAVSQVILGQALVKEAKAAPVSKSKSSDELKTRPIGTKVFKTIVEVEDPSAVKAGDLVDVSLVTIGGDHAHVEKILKKVVVHSVEPARGEQPEPAKPAEEGAGEAEDAVAEHGEPELYPTLVVGLQLDSSKLEKIRTADHQGALRLTPFIDHSNDGIVQSIVHNFVSNLFQPLLLFFFMGFAIPLLHVPFEFPKALYQSLTIYLLVAIGWHGGELMAALATSELAVAGGLAVVGFIVNAFIGVAATWILRTTTPMRRIDAVTVGSYYGSDSAGTFVTCLGILATLGILADSYMPVMLAVMEIPGCLVGLFLISRLRRQGMDPSGNMPGEPGYHDSVGKDSLDDDSSDPYAHDDSQKLVPKSVGAAAAAGAHEDGGILSPKILHEVFLNPGLFMLFGGLIVGFISGRQALVDPHVVEGPNNFFVMMFKGALCLFLLEMGITACRRLQDLKSAGIGFIVFGLLAPNLFALIGIVALHGYSMALGHHFHLGTYALMAVLCGAASYIAVPAVQRIAIPEASPTLPLAASLGLTFTWNVTLGIPIYIELAKFVTESLPVT encoded by the coding sequence TTGACGACCGTTGGTCAGTGCGTGTTCTGGACGACAGGCGCCGCCACCGCGCAAGAGGGCGAAGCGACCGCCGTGTCGCAGGTCATCTTGGGACAAGCGCTGGTCAAGGAAGCGAAGGCGGCCCCGGTGAGCAAGTCAAAGTCGTCCGACGAACTGAAAACCCGACCGATCGGTACGAAGGTCTTCAAGACGATCGTCGAAGTTGAAGATCCGTCGGCAGTGAAAGCGGGCGACCTGGTCGACGTTTCGCTGGTTACCATCGGCGGCGATCACGCCCACGTCGAGAAGATCCTGAAGAAGGTAGTCGTGCACTCGGTCGAACCGGCTCGCGGCGAACAGCCCGAACCCGCCAAGCCGGCCGAAGAAGGCGCAGGAGAAGCGGAAGACGCGGTCGCCGAACATGGCGAGCCTGAACTTTACCCGACCCTGGTCGTCGGCTTGCAGCTCGACAGCTCGAAACTGGAAAAGATTCGGACCGCCGATCACCAAGGGGCGCTGCGTTTGACGCCGTTTATCGACCACTCGAACGACGGCATCGTTCAATCGATCGTGCACAACTTCGTCTCGAACTTGTTTCAGCCGCTGTTGCTCTTCTTCTTCATGGGCTTCGCCATTCCGCTGCTGCATGTTCCCTTTGAATTTCCGAAAGCTTTGTACCAGAGCTTGACCATTTATCTGTTGGTTGCGATCGGCTGGCACGGCGGCGAGCTGATGGCGGCCCTGGCGACTTCGGAACTGGCGGTTGCTGGCGGATTGGCCGTAGTGGGGTTCATCGTGAACGCGTTCATCGGAGTCGCAGCAACCTGGATCCTGCGAACAACAACCCCGATGCGCCGGATCGATGCGGTGACCGTCGGTTCCTATTATGGCTCGGACTCGGCAGGTACGTTTGTGACCTGCCTGGGCATTCTCGCCACCCTGGGCATCTTGGCCGACAGCTATATGCCGGTCATGCTGGCCGTGATGGAAATCCCCGGCTGCCTGGTCGGCCTGTTTCTGATCTCGCGTTTGCGTCGCCAGGGCATGGATCCTTCGGGCAACATGCCCGGCGAACCGGGCTATCATGACTCGGTCGGCAAAGATTCGCTGGACGACGATTCGTCCGATCCGTACGCTCATGACGACTCGCAGAAGCTCGTGCCCAAATCGGTCGGAGCGGCTGCGGCTGCCGGCGCCCATGAAGACGGCGGCATCTTGAGCCCGAAGATCTTGCACGAGGTCTTCCTGAACCCCGGCCTGTTCATGTTGTTCGGCGGTTTGATCGTCGGCTTCATCAGCGGTCGCCAGGCGCTTGTCGATCCGCATGTCGTCGAAGGCCCGAACAACTTTTTCGTGATGATGTTCAAAGGGGCTCTCTGCTTGTTCCTGTTAGAAATGGGCATCACCGCTTGCCGCCGTCTGCAAGATCTGAAGTCGGCGGGGATCGGGTTCATTGTGTTTGGTTTACTGGCGCCTAACCTGTTCGCCCTGATCGGCATCGTGGCGCTGCACGGATACAGCATGGCGTTGGGCCATCACTTCCACTTGGGGACGTACGCCTTGATGGCGGTGCTTTGCGGAGCCGCATCCTATATCGCCGTTCCGGCGGTGCAGCGGATTGCGATTCCCGAAGCCAGCCCGACGTTGCCGCTGGCGGCTTCGCTCGGTCTGACGTTTACTTGGAACGTGACGTTGGGCATCCCGATCTACATCGAGCTCGCGAAGTTTGTGACTGAATCGTTGCCGGTCACCTAG
- a CDS encoding FAD:protein FMN transferase: MIRSALLVAPILVFLLRIAAAEPSASWQRYESVRPLMGTVVKIVAYAPSQAKAEEAINAAFAEMQRQNGILSDYEAKSEVTQLSQASPGKRQIGPELWDVLFYSEQVSQATDGAFDVTIGPLTKAWRRMRRRKEIDREAIAELLPAVGYQKLLLDPAMHTAELTAANMRIDLGGVAKGAIIDAGLRTLAKHGLQQALVDAGGDMAIGDAPPSAAGWKISVAQSKQPGAEVMLVELANCGVATSGDAYQFVQIDGKRYSHILNPQTGYGVTTSSTVTVFAPTAMQADAWASAISVMGATNGFPHSCGRPIMPRR, from the coding sequence ATGATTCGCTCCGCGTTGCTTGTCGCCCCGATCCTCGTCTTCTTACTGCGCATCGCCGCAGCCGAGCCGAGCGCATCGTGGCAGCGGTACGAAAGCGTTCGTCCGCTGATGGGCACCGTGGTCAAAATCGTCGCCTACGCCCCGTCACAGGCGAAAGCGGAAGAGGCGATCAACGCCGCCTTCGCCGAGATGCAGCGGCAGAACGGCATTCTCAGCGATTACGAGGCCAAGTCAGAGGTCACCCAGCTAAGCCAAGCGAGCCCCGGCAAGCGGCAGATTGGCCCTGAACTGTGGGACGTCCTGTTCTACTCCGAGCAGGTCAGTCAGGCGACCGATGGCGCCTTCGACGTCACGATCGGCCCGCTTACCAAAGCATGGCGGCGGATGCGCCGCCGGAAGGAAATCGACCGAGAAGCCATCGCCGAACTGCTGCCGGCCGTTGGCTATCAGAAGCTACTACTCGATCCCGCCATGCACACGGCCGAGCTGACCGCCGCCAACATGCGGATCGATCTGGGCGGAGTCGCCAAGGGCGCCATCATTGACGCGGGATTGCGCACGTTGGCCAAACATGGCTTGCAGCAAGCGCTGGTCGACGCCGGCGGAGACATGGCGATTGGCGACGCGCCTCCTTCAGCGGCCGGCTGGAAGATTTCGGTCGCTCAGTCGAAACAACCGGGCGCCGAGGTGATGCTGGTGGAGCTGGCCAACTGCGGCGTCGCGACCTCGGGCGACGCCTATCAGTTTGTCCAGATTGACGGCAAGCGCTATTCGCACATTCTCAATCCGCAGACTGGTTACGGCGTCACGACCAGTAGCACGGTCACCGTCTTCGCCCCCACCGCGATGCAGGCCGATGCGTGGGCTTCCGCCATTAGCGTCATGGGAGCGACCAACGGTTTTCCCCATTCATGCGGCAGGCCGATCATGCCGCGGCGGTGA
- a CDS encoding carbonic anhydrase gives MTTGFAYNPNLKYLHSTPMERPADAAAAQTALERGNLAFRNWIASAYTAQETPDQLDPAQRRTKLETDFPTGQVPKQAPFAIVCGCSDARVPVSQLFSRSVNDLFEVRTAGQAMGDECLGSVEYSLSHMSSVKTVVVLGHSGCGAVTATVDSFLQTWGMNLGLSSVGLRSILQRIHPAVSLAAQSIQSSTMGIDFRRDADHKRLIDVATMLNAAGSAHQLRLLVNSLGRTDVSVLFGVYDIASHAVVRPPVGAIDGQKWTEGLAKAPDADDPIDTLAEVCVSASDPQQIV, from the coding sequence GTGACTACCGGCTTCGCCTACAATCCGAACCTCAAGTATTTGCACAGCACGCCCATGGAACGCCCAGCTGACGCCGCCGCCGCTCAAACTGCCCTGGAACGAGGCAACCTCGCTTTCCGCAACTGGATCGCCAGCGCCTATACCGCACAAGAAACGCCCGATCAGCTCGATCCGGCCCAGCGCCGCACCAAGCTCGAAACCGATTTCCCCACCGGCCAGGTTCCCAAGCAAGCGCCGTTCGCCATCGTCTGCGGCTGCTCCGACGCCCGCGTGCCGGTGTCGCAACTCTTCAGCCGTTCCGTCAACGATCTGTTTGAAGTTCGTACCGCCGGACAGGCGATGGGGGACGAATGCCTCGGGAGCGTGGAGTATTCCCTTTCGCACATGTCGTCGGTCAAAACGGTCGTTGTGCTGGGACATAGCGGCTGCGGCGCGGTCACTGCGACGGTCGACTCGTTCCTGCAAACTTGGGGGATGAACCTGGGGCTGTCGTCGGTCGGTCTGCGCAGCATCTTGCAGCGCATTCATCCCGCGGTCTCGCTCGCCGCCCAGTCGATTCAATCGTCGACGATGGGCATCGATTTCCGCCGCGACGCCGATCACAAGAGGTTGATCGACGTCGCCACGATGCTCAACGCCGCCGGATCAGCGCACCAACTGCGATTGCTGGTCAACAGTCTCGGTCGAACCGACGTCAGCGTCTTATTTGGCGTCTACGACATTGCGTCTCACGCCGTCGTTCGCCCTCCGGTTGGCGCGATTGACGGACAGAAGTGGACAGAGGGGCTGGCGAAAGCCCCCGACGCCGATGACCCGATCGATACGCTGGCTGAAGTCTGCGTTTCGGCCTCCGACCCGCAACAAATTGTTTGA